The genomic segment ATTCTGCCATGCATTATTCACCACATAGGGATCGTCGCGCTTCCCGTTCGATCGCTAGCCAACGCGGCTTGAATGACTGCATCAACCATTAGGAGTGGTCGCTTCAACACCCTTCTGGGGTCGAGGATGCAGAAACCAGGAACATTTGCAAGCTCGTCGCATTGTTGGCATGAAGCACATAAAACGACCAGCGCTCTTCAGTTTCCACCACCATCTTATTCTACCAAAAATTGTGCTGCTTTCCATGCGATTTTGGTGGCAGATTTCTGGCTGGATACATGGCTAGCTGCCAACGCTCATTTATAGAATGGGATTGTCTGACTTTGTGTCTCAACGTCAGAGTCAAACAGTAGATAAGTCTACTACAATAGTATTTCTGACGTTACTGTTTATAAGAATGCTATGCGTAGTTACTGTTCACAAAATATTgtcaaaaatattattcattCATCTAATATAGCTCTAAATTTGATCCATCGCTTTTCAATCGCACGACTAAGATAGAGCAAAATCAGAGACACTGTAACTCTCTAAATTTGCTCCATTAACATTAGAGGATCCCATTACCGCACAGATGACCAGCACTATTTCTGCAAGGGAAAACGAGTTTTTTTACAAGGAGTTGGAATCTGTGACTTCTCGTCGTTAGTTCCTTGTCAGCTGTTACTCGTGAGGAGAAAATGTGATTATGCATCGGTTTGTTCGGTTGTTTTTCTATCATGCAAAGTTCTCCCAGCCCTTGATCATCTGAAATCACGTCACTCACGTCGCACTGTAGTGTGCAATCGCACTGTTGCAGCACAGTTTTTCAGAATTCCGAAGCTATGGAGACGGACCATGTTGCCGACACAATGTTGGGCCCGTGCTGCGTCCATGAACAGACCCGACTCCCAACTGCTGCTCCATGTGAGACCATGACCTCCACGCAGGCCTGTCGAGACTTCGCTCCCAGCTTTAACCTGACCCGACCATCCGATTAATCAAAATCTCATCAAATTAATGTATGTTTGCATTACTACACGCTCACATTTGCAGTCCTTTTTTGCACTTCACAATTTTTAGAGATAATAAGTTCAAACTAACATTATGGAGaataataatttttagagaTACTAAGTTTAAACTAACATTTTTTAGAAACACAATACAACTAATAGACACGTACACATACTCacataatatctaataaaaactggAGATGTAGAGCTTGTAGATTAACAAAATCACCGTAGGTGCCTCGCTGTCAACAGGTATGTCGACCAAAAGAAAATTTCACCTTAGTGAAACATACATGAGATTTGATCGCTGATGGGCAGATGTACAAATACTTCCACTAACCATCCAAGAAAAGGGTTAGTTTCTCGTCTCGACTTTGTGCTTAACTATTTTGTAAAGAGGGTCGGTTTATGCATTACACTTACATTGGAGTGTAAAAAACACTAATTTCAGCAAATAAATGGTTCCTTTCACACCTTTTACGTATTTAGGTACTGAATATTAAATTCAtctttttcttaatttaattaaaaataatcgACTTAAACCAAGGCTCTGCACGTAAATGCCATGTTTTTCAAATACAAAGTTTTCATCAACTTCGGAAGAAAGGAagacaaacaaaaagaaagagtTAAGAACACAGAATTCAACAAGTGAATCAAACGGTTGTGATTTAATTTCGTTGGGAGTTTGGCACTTGGTGCAGCTAAACGACTGTGATTTAATGCAGTTCGTACACTGCACACTAAAGTTGATTATATATGTAAAgtggattggaaaaaaaaaatcacaacgaTGCAGACAGATGTGAAATAAGAAATAGCCGGTGCCAAAAAGAAATGAGAAACATAGTTTTCGCTCCTGATATTATTAGCAGACAACAAGTATAAACCTCCAACATAATGGAAGTCAACAGTTCATACAAAACTCCAATTCAATATCTTAACAAAAGTACACTCCAATGACTCCTCAGCTTCCTCCAACATCTACatagctttaaaaaaataaacaagattAAGATACAAAGATATGAACTTATTCTCCACCTTTCCTATACACTATGATAATTCACCTAACTAACCTTAAAACAAGTATGGCGCTTGCGAATTCATGTGTAGTTTGTACCTATCCTACAGCAAGAGTAGATTACTCTTATTACAGCCCCAGAAACAAGTTACCCATCAACCGAGGAATCTTCTGTTCACCCCAGCCCTGTACAGCTGCATGCACCCGGGGCCGGAAGTGCAGAGCTTGACCTCGGTGTATGCCGGCACGAAGAAAATGTCGCCTTCCTTGGCCTTTGCTTCGTCAGGCATGGAGCCTGCCTTCACCTCACCTTCACCTGTCATGACGAGGAAGATGGATGGGCCGGGTACCGGAGACATGGCGACTGATTCTCCAGGGGGCAGCAGGTAGCGGTCGACTTCGAACTCATCGGTTGGAGGTGTGTAACGAGTCACGAACGGATGCACAGTAACTCCTCGCAGAATTTCAGGGAAGATCTGCATGTATAAGATCAAAGGCTTATTACTCAATTGCACGTAGCGTGATATTCTAGAGTATATTTAAGCTACTTGTTAAAGCACAATGGTTCTTCAAGTTTATCTTAACTAAGTTTTATCAATGTAATCAATCAAGTTCAACATACTTTGAGCAATCACTTGCCATTGTTAAACTATCAAGTGAGAAAGCAAAACTAGGCAAAATAACCAATGAAGATTAACCTATCGGGATAAAAAATAGCAGAAAAACTAGTCAAAAAATGATGACGACAGGTTGCATACCACAAGAATGCGAGATTATAACAGGTAGTGCAAACATGGCAAATGAGTAAAACACACTGTATGAGTAAAACCAACCTGCTTATACGTCAGCATTGAGCAAAGAGTTTGCACATCTCTGTATTTAGGAGTCAGGCCAGCACGAACAACATTGTCTGAAGTGGCCATACATTCAACACACTCCcctgagagatatgcatgaggtTCATTGGCACCAACATAAAGTGCTTCACCAGGACTGAGCTTAACATAGTTAAAGAAAAACGCTGCCAGAACACCAACATCTCCTGAGTACTGTTTCTCCAGTGATAAAACCAGTTGCTCCTTCTTCGTTAAGGTTCTAATCTGAATACACGAAAATATTATCAGCACAAACAGCTAAATTAAAGTGTACTATGCTAGCCAGAACGTATTCATGAATTATTCCTTCAAACATAGAAGTGATAGTCGCACTACACTGTTCTTTTCAGTCAGACCAATTGTCTCATCTTTTGTTGAGTCTTGACATCTGTCATATTTTGTGTTACTTACCCAACCTAGTAAGAGCTAATCACATGATTTACAGTATGCATCTCTTTGGAACTCTTCATGATTTACAGGATCACCTATTACAGAATTAACCTACACGAAAGACTGAGCAACActcaatttttcttttcctaaAAATCCGCTCACCCCCATCATTACTTATAATTTAGAAAGACACTAACacagacatttttttttttgaaataatagaGCATAGGGGACTGGAAGGCACCGCCATCAAACTCTGAGCTGACACAAATTAGAGGTAATTCAGACAACATAAATGTCTATATCAAGAATTCTTCTGAAAATATGTTTACCTTACTCTCAACATTCAGGCGATTCTTAAGTTTTGAAATTGCTTCAGAAACTGCTTCTTCACTAGCTATCATTAACTTGGTGAAAGCTGATTGCAGATATGACCTTACTCCAATTCCACCATCTTGCTCTTTGAcagtcataagctttccagcttCTTCTTGTCCAACTAACCCTCGAACCTCGGGTACAGTCCTCAAAACTTCCTTGAGCTCCTGGCCAGAGTATAAATAAATTAGTACATAATAAATAATCTGCACTGCTGACAATTGAGTGTCTAGAACACTTCGCTTTCCTTTTTGGAAGGAATGAATGGATTCAAACAACATAAttcaaagttttcaaaaaaagaGACAGAATTTGTTAACAATCTCCCAGAATGTATGCGGTAAAGATTTCATTGTTCCTTACTTCCTACTCCAAAACAGTGACCAGATGCATCAACTTAACCATCAATCAAGAAAGCAGGGCCACATATACAAATACTTCAAGACTCAAGCTCCATGGTAGCCAACAATAGTCTTAAATTTACTAAACATTGCAGGGAAATCGGCTAATTATCCCAATCTCATATTCCTCCATCCAATATTATAAGCATACGCAGTTCATGTATCTATTGTGCAATAGTGAGTTCAGTCATAATAAACATCTGAATATGCCCATCACATGCTCCCTTTCACTATCTAGCAAATACCTGTCACCTACCTAACCAGCAAGCACTTTCAAGTGCACTTCTGGATGTGATTTGGACAGAATCGGTATATTAAGGCCCATCAGCTAAGATACCGTTGGCCATGGGCATCCAGAACAGCTTGCTGGACAGCATTTCTCCTCGTGGAGCAAAACACCGCATTACCTCGCGAAAGGCGTGCGATTTACCAGCATGTGCATCTTTTCTTTAACCTCTTCTTCTGAGTTCTGACAGTTCAATAAAAAGAATGCTAAAGAGAATCCACTGTATTGTTTATCAAACAACTTATCTCCATGGGGTTGTTAGTGAGCAAATACCTTTTTTGTTTATGGTTACGAATGCGATTAACGATTGCAACTGTTACCAAATCCATCAGCAGCCGGATCCCCACTTGACATTAGTCGTTAGTCAACTCCCCCTACCAACCTTTCAGGACGGAATCGTCCATGGAATCCGCCTGCCACTTTGAATAAATAACCCAACTAACCCATCGGACTTGCCAAATCAACAACCAACTTACGGGGCGGCATCCCTCAGCTGGATGCCATCCGAATTCCCCCAAGCCAACCCCATCACAGCTTGGAGAAATCAATCGTTAATCAATCTCGCACGTCGCACGCACGAATGCACGGGC from the Phragmites australis chromosome 19, lpPhrAust1.1, whole genome shotgun sequence genome contains:
- the LOC133901063 gene encoding mannose-6-phosphate isomerase 1-like, whose product is MASSTTASSSPLGLGIGLVGAMGRGLLAASAEDPALPSPPAMPGLLRLCCAVQHYEWGRRGADSLVARLSGEGGGDAGDDPDAAGRPFAELWMGTHPSAPSSLAPDVSLRDWIARNPAALGRAVAARWGGDLPFLFKVLSVAKALSIQAHPDRELAKALHALRPATYRDANHKPEMAVAVTEFHALCGFSDIQELKEVLRTVPEVRGLVGQEEAGKLMTVKEQDGGIGVRSYLQSAFTKLMIASEEAVSEAISKLKNRLNVESKIRTLTKKEQLVLSLEKQYSGDVGVLAAFFFNYVKLSPGEALYVGANEPHAYLSGECVECMATSDNVVRAGLTPKYRDVQTLCSMLTYKQIFPEILRGVTVHPFVTRYTPPTDEFEVDRYLLPPGESVAMSPVPGPSIFLVMTGEGEVKAGSMPDEAKAKEGDIFFVPAYTEVKLCTSGPGCMQLYRAGVNRRFLG